Proteins from one Candidatus Omnitrophota bacterium genomic window:
- a CDS encoding Gfo/Idh/MocA family oxidoreductase translates to MQKFNFGFVGCGKMAHAHAEVVKSIGHRIGAVVARPGSSHIDSFSSSFGVVKKFYALTKFMEELKRSPKEYDALVICAAWDAQEGILKQLLPFKKPVFVEKPAVLSMAALKRIKTQRGTKNIYVGYNRRHYDFIPRLKNMIARGGLVCVDILSADPWTMLVKQRGARIKGHILHYYTAHIIDLMFYLLGDVKLNQGAVVRHQGKDSWVCQLTAKKIPVQLKVLMDSPQNSYMKFFFKDKVVQLCPLETMVIYDRIERVQRNGRGIYRPGERARMVTSDTFKPGLYNQMSYFLKNFVIHKNSSNEQFKQLENVTAFCDELLQMRA, encoded by the coding sequence GTGCAAAAATTTAATTTTGGTTTTGTCGGATGCGGGAAAATGGCCCACGCTCACGCGGAGGTCGTTAAATCCATCGGCCACAGGATCGGGGCTGTTGTTGCCCGTCCGGGGTCATCGCACATTGACAGTTTTTCCAGTTCCTTTGGTGTTGTCAAAAAGTTTTATGCGTTGACGAAATTCATGGAGGAGCTGAAGCGTTCCCCAAAGGAGTATGATGCGCTGGTGATCTGCGCGGCGTGGGACGCGCAGGAAGGGATATTAAAACAGTTACTTCCATTTAAAAAACCTGTTTTTGTCGAAAAACCTGCCGTGTTGTCCATGGCTGCCTTAAAAAGGATCAAGACGCAGCGCGGCACAAAAAATATATACGTGGGGTATAACCGGCGGCATTACGATTTTATCCCGCGGCTCAAAAACATGATCGCCCGTGGAGGCCTGGTCTGTGTGGATATCCTGTCGGCTGACCCCTGGACCATGCTCGTCAAGCAGCGGGGGGCAAGGATCAAGGGCCATATCCTGCATTATTATACGGCGCATATCATTGACTTGATGTTTTATCTTTTAGGGGACGTGAAACTAAACCAGGGCGCGGTTGTCAGGCATCAGGGGAAGGATTCCTGGGTTTGCCAGCTGACGGCAAAAAAAATACCGGTCCAATTGAAGGTATTAATGGACAGTCCGCAGAACAGTTATATGAAATTCTTCTTCAAAGATAAAGTCGTGCAGTTGTGCCCGCTGGAGACAATGGTCATCTACGATCGGATTGAACGGGTCCAACGCAATGGCCGGGGCATTTATCGTCCCGGCGAACGTGCCCGCATGGTGACTTCGGACACCTTTAAGCCGGGCCTTTATAACCAGATGTCTTATTTTCTGAAAAATTTTGTCATTCATAAGAATTCTTCCAATGAACAGTTCAAACAGTTGGAAAACGTCACGGCCTTTTGTGATGAGCTTCTTCAGATGAGGGCATAA
- a CDS encoding class I SAM-dependent methyltransferase, with the protein MRKEELVSKEYVFKKVKGDQLAFVGDFDVFYKNEDDPWGQKGSDVRLNEYYQYSRRNLLETLRTFTSSKTKVGILEVGCGLGYVADFLNKGLAGAQAAVTGMDISQTAVAKAKKVFPHLNFVAADIGEVDLKHKASYDVIIMSQILWYVLEKLPQIFRNFKRLIKPSGHVVFVNAFLREQKYGRNIVDGFDGLVRYVMTKHGTQFRLVSAKIDYSKEFIHDDGIAVFQKK; encoded by the coding sequence GTGCGTAAAGAAGAGCTTGTCTCCAAAGAATATGTTTTTAAAAAGGTCAAAGGCGATCAACTGGCCTTTGTCGGTGACTTCGATGTGTTTTATAAGAATGAAGACGACCCGTGGGGCCAGAAGGGCAGTGACGTCAGACTTAACGAATACTATCAATATTCACGCCGTAATCTTTTAGAGACCCTCCGGACGTTCACGAGTTCAAAGACAAAAGTAGGAATTCTGGAAGTCGGCTGTGGTTTGGGCTACGTAGCCGATTTCTTAAATAAAGGGCTTGCAGGGGCCCAAGCCGCTGTCACCGGCATGGACATCAGCCAAACAGCTGTCGCAAAAGCCAAGAAAGTTTTCCCCCATCTTAATTTTGTCGCTGCGGACATAGGTGAGGTGGATTTGAAACACAAGGCCAGCTATGACGTTATCATTATGAGCCAGATCTTGTGGTATGTCCTTGAGAAGCTTCCGCAGATCTTTAGAAATTTTAAGCGGTTGATCAAGCCCAGCGGACATGTGGTCTTTGTCAATGCGTTTTTGCGTGAACAAAAATATGGCAGGAACATTGTTGACGGTTTTGATGGCTTAGTTCGTTATGTTATGACGAAACACGGGACCCAATTTCGTCTGGTCAGTGCGAAGATAGATTATTCTAAAGAATTCATCCATGACGATGGCATTGCCGTTTTTCAAAAGAAATGA
- a CDS encoding methyltransferase domain-containing protein: MMRVQFFLKKIYQFFRRHAGILIYILSGRKPWSIGYGEYKRREIARLCSDGDLLSAFSQNRPLPANYGHRLDERIIEYPWVLSRLNSKHKGILLDAGSTLNFDLILSHPVLINRTVYIYTLAPETVISRSNVSYIYGDLRSTAFKDELFDDIACISTLEHVGMDNTFLYSDDQGFKESAGHDFLKVINEFKRILKPGGRLFITVPFGEYEHMGWFQQFNGNMVNSVVENFKGREAKVAYYQYLPSGWRSSTADQCAHCRYFDIHKTGKFDPDCAAASRAVACIELIK, from the coding sequence ATGATGCGCGTTCAATTCTTCCTTAAAAAGATATATCAATTCTTCCGTCGCCACGCCGGCATTCTGATTTATATTCTTTCCGGAAGAAAACCCTGGAGTATAGGTTATGGGGAGTATAAAAGACGTGAGATCGCCCGCCTTTGTTCTGATGGGGACCTTTTGAGCGCCTTCTCGCAAAATAGGCCTTTACCGGCCAATTACGGCCACCGGCTTGATGAACGGATCATTGAATATCCCTGGGTCTTGTCCAGATTAAATTCTAAACACAAGGGGATACTCCTTGATGCCGGGTCAACTCTCAATTTTGATCTCATTCTTTCCCATCCTGTTTTGATCAACCGGACCGTTTATATTTATACCCTGGCCCCGGAAACGGTGATCAGCCGGTCCAATGTTTCTTATATATACGGTGACTTGCGTTCAACAGCTTTTAAAGACGAGCTCTTTGATGACATCGCTTGTATTTCGACCCTTGAGCATGTGGGGATGGACAATACTTTTCTGTATTCTGATGATCAGGGATTCAAAGAGTCCGCGGGCCATGATTTTCTTAAAGTGATCAATGAATTCAAAAGGATCTTAAAGCCGGGAGGAAGGCTTTTCATAACGGTCCCTTTTGGTGAATATGAGCATATGGGCTGGTTTCAGCAGTTCAATGGGAACATGGTGAACAGCGTTGTGGAAAATTTTAAGGGAAGAGAAGCAAAAGTGGCTTATTATCAATACCTCCCGTCGGGCTGGCGATCAAGCACTGCGGACCAATGCGCGCACTGCCGGTATTTTGATATCCACAAAACCGGGAAATTTGACCCCGATTGCGCGGCGGCGTCCCGGGCCGTTGCCTGCATAGAATTGATCAAATAG
- a CDS encoding GDP-mannose 4,6-dehydratase produces the protein MKKKALITGITGQDGCYLAQFLLGKGYQVHGIVRPKQGPDLKGLRYLGIDRQVHLSSADLAQGRQVQKIVGAIKPDEIYNLAAMSSVARSFQKPLETIEFNLNSTTNVLEAARLFVPHARIYQASSSEMFGRASRLPATEKTPFDPVSPYGISKVFCHWKAHHYRRMHHMFCACGILFNHESVLRPGYFVTKKIIATAVRIKHGSREKLKLGNIRVQRDWGYAPEYVKAMWLMLQQKIPDDYILATNKAHSLEEFVSTAFGYLGLDWKKHVVVDKILFRPSDIDVSRGNPAKIKRGLGWVYDLRFKDLIKLLIDEEQGSRGKF, from the coding sequence ATGAAGAAAAAGGCGTTGATCACGGGCATCACGGGTCAAGACGGCTGCTACCTGGCCCAATTCCTTTTGGGCAAAGGTTATCAGGTCCATGGCATTGTCCGTCCCAAGCAAGGACCTGATCTTAAAGGATTGCGCTATTTGGGAATTGACAGGCAGGTCCATTTGTCTTCGGCTGATCTGGCCCAAGGCCGTCAAGTTCAGAAGATCGTCGGCGCTATTAAGCCCGATGAGATATACAATTTAGCGGCCATGAGCTCCGTTGCCCGGTCATTTCAAAAGCCGTTGGAGACCATTGAATTTAACTTGAACTCGACAACCAACGTGCTGGAGGCGGCGCGTTTGTTTGTACCTCACGCAAGGATCTATCAGGCATCATCCAGCGAGATGTTCGGAAGGGCAAGCCGGTTACCGGCCACCGAAAAAACGCCGTTCGATCCGGTCAGCCCTTACGGGATCTCCAAAGTTTTCTGCCACTGGAAGGCGCATCATTACAGGCGCATGCATCACATGTTTTGCGCCTGCGGGATCCTTTTTAATCACGAGTCCGTTTTGCGTCCCGGATATTTCGTGACCAAGAAGATCATTGCAACGGCCGTGCGCATCAAGCATGGTTCCAGGGAAAAACTTAAATTGGGGAATATCCGCGTTCAAAGGGATTGGGGCTATGCGCCGGAATATGTGAAGGCGATGTGGCTCATGCTTCAGCAAAAAATACCGGATGATTATATTTTGGCGACGAACAAGGCGCACAGTTTGGAGGAGTTTGTCAGCACGGCTTTTGGTTATTTGGGTCTGGATTGGAAAAAGCATGTGGTGGTGGATAAAATCCTTTTTCGTCCGAGCGATATTGATGTCAGCCGCGGTAATCCCGCGAAAATAAAGCGCGGCCTTGGCTGGGTTTATGACCTTCGGTTCAAGGACCTGATCAAATTGTTGATCGACGAAGAACAGGGATCGAGAGGAAAATTTTGA
- a CDS encoding SPASM domain-containing protein produces the protein MTPETKSKEEIFQQTILVNIKRKSLYVDQVQMREGVPLFSWIDINPTELCNRKCVFCPRVDPTVYPNQNLHMPVPLAQKIADELRTYQYKGGVIFSGFGEPLLHNNFLKLVSTFGYDIHTELVTNGDRLTVPLIRELYAAGMGVILVSMYDGPHQIGHFRKMFQEARAREDQYVLRDRWYDMEKDFGLKLTNRAGMVTTGHQMEVDVKRPCFYTHYSLQVDWNGEVLLCVQDWNKKVKFGTVADQSLFEIWTSARFSEYRKNLGRGSRCLAPCSGCNVNGTLHGKKHAQIWNDLYKTIP, from the coding sequence ATGACCCCGGAAACCAAAAGCAAAGAAGAGATCTTCCAGCAAACGATCCTCGTTAATATTAAACGCAAATCGCTTTATGTCGACCAGGTCCAGATGCGGGAGGGCGTGCCGTTATTCAGCTGGATCGATATTAACCCCACTGAACTGTGCAACCGAAAATGCGTATTCTGTCCGCGTGTTGATCCAACAGTTTATCCGAATCAGAATTTGCATATGCCGGTGCCCTTGGCCCAAAAGATCGCGGACGAACTGCGCACGTATCAATACAAAGGAGGCGTCATTTTTTCCGGCTTCGGAGAACCTCTCCTGCACAATAATTTTCTTAAGCTGGTGTCCACCTTTGGCTATGATATTCATACGGAGCTTGTCACCAACGGCGACCGGCTCACCGTCCCATTGATCCGGGAACTTTACGCGGCCGGAATGGGTGTGATCTTGGTCAGCATGTATGACGGGCCTCACCAGATCGGACATTTTCGCAAGATGTTCCAGGAGGCCAGGGCGCGTGAAGATCAATATGTCTTGCGGGACCGCTGGTACGACATGGAAAAAGATTTTGGGCTCAAACTCACCAACCGCGCCGGCATGGTCACTACCGGTCATCAGATGGAAGTGGATGTGAAAAGACCGTGTTTTTACACACACTATTCGCTTCAGGTCGATTGGAATGGCGAGGTGCTTTTATGCGTCCAGGATTGGAATAAAAAAGTAAAATTCGGCACTGTGGCTGATCAGTCATTGTTTGAGATCTGGACATCTGCGCGATTCAGCGAATATCGCAAGAATCTGGGACGAGGTTCCCGGTGCCTGGCCCCTTGCAGCGGTTGCAATGTCAACGGAACATTGCACGGGAAGAAGCACGCGCAGATCTGGAATGATCTTTACAAAACCATCCCATGA
- a CDS encoding aminotransferase class III-fold pyridoxal phosphate-dependent enzyme, whose protein sequence is MSHQTLKKKLYRVLHQRNQPASVYLRLRRKARIFNEGYAKNKLHAVKARGCLITDVSGHIYIDTAMGAGTHLLGYAPGVLTKAVKEQSSRGTLYILPNLHAYQLGRLLTKAIGHFDSFVFCNTGSEATMRACRIARAYTGRKKIAMFSGGWHGGHDGLLFDEDYKGRETAPKIIFKSAGVPDELKDLVLILPYHCDSALTMIRKHKDELAMVIIEPVQGSNPRDDMGEFLKELRGCTAKNKVLLCFDEIISGFRLAPGGAQEYYGVKADLATYGKALGGGLPIGVVAGPRSIMNVVTGQKSGRTVFMGGTFSANPLGMCVARTFLEYLLKNKKRIYPLINDHGQYLRDSVNAFCLLHRIPVRMMGIGSMSRLIFTDRAVRSRWQRDHFEISREIQDLFYLYLLLEKGIHVNHNRILYLSTAHHREHVQRIIDAITETLQYFSKKLKLI, encoded by the coding sequence ATGAGCCATCAGACGCTTAAGAAAAAATTATACCGCGTGTTGCATCAACGCAATCAACCCGCATCCGTTTATCTCCGTCTTCGTCGAAAAGCCCGCATTTTTAATGAAGGTTATGCAAAAAATAAACTGCACGCCGTTAAAGCCCGGGGCTGTTTGATCACAGATGTCAGCGGTCACATCTACATTGATACCGCGATGGGAGCGGGAACGCATCTTTTGGGATATGCGCCCGGCGTCCTGACCAAAGCCGTTAAAGAGCAATCCTCCCGGGGAACGTTGTACATCCTTCCCAACCTGCATGCGTATCAGCTGGGACGGCTTTTGACCAAAGCCATTGGGCATTTTGACAGTTTTGTGTTCTGCAATACCGGTTCAGAGGCCACGATGCGCGCCTGCCGCATTGCCCGCGCGTATACGGGGCGGAAAAAAATCGCCATGTTCAGCGGCGGATGGCACGGCGGTCACGACGGTCTTTTGTTTGACGAAGATTATAAAGGCCGGGAGACGGCCCCAAAGATCATTTTCAAATCCGCCGGCGTGCCTGACGAGCTTAAAGATCTGGTGCTGATCCTGCCTTATCATTGCGACTCCGCCTTAACAATGATCAGGAAGCATAAAGATGAGCTGGCTATGGTGATCATTGAGCCCGTACAAGGTTCCAACCCGCGTGATGATATGGGGGAATTTTTGAAAGAATTGCGCGGGTGCACAGCAAAGAACAAGGTCCTTCTTTGTTTTGATGAGATCATCTCGGGATTTCGACTGGCTCCGGGGGGCGCCCAGGAATACTACGGGGTTAAAGCCGATCTGGCGACCTACGGCAAGGCGTTGGGCGGGGGACTGCCCATCGGGGTTGTGGCCGGGCCAAGATCGATCATGAATGTTGTGACAGGTCAAAAGAGCGGCCGGACGGTTTTTATGGGCGGGACTTTTTCGGCGAATCCGTTGGGCATGTGCGTGGCCAGAACATTCCTGGAATATCTGCTCAAGAACAAAAAAAGAATTTATCCGTTGATCAATGATCATGGACAATACCTGCGGGATTCTGTCAACGCCTTTTGTTTGCTTCATCGCATTCCCGTGCGCATGATGGGCATCGGCTCGATGTCGCGGCTGATCTTTACCGATCGCGCCGTCCGATCGCGCTGGCAGAGGGACCATTTTGAAATAAGTCGGGAGATCCAAGATCTTTTTTATTTATATCTTCTTCTTGAAAAGGGAATTCACGTCAATCATAACCGGATCCTTTATCTGTCCACGGCGCATCACAGAGAACATGTGCAGAGGATCATTGACGCGATCACGGAAACCCTGCAATATTTCTCCAAGAAATTAAAACTTATATAA
- a CDS encoding SPASM domain-containing protein, with protein MSDLREIKFYDKNIDKTSVIYDEHIGDKTNWFGDVPPFTCLELNILAICNRKCFFCPKSDREKFPNLKEYISFEFYEELMKQLAGVHYRGRISLCGLSEPFIHKGLNRLVQITKQHCPKCYLDIITNGDFLTVDNVKELFGSGLDNLKVSMYDGPQQIPKFEKIKEALQLTNKQFDARPRYLSADQDFGMTINNRGGSVNLPQYNVVPLAEPLKQSCYYPFHKLIIDYNGDVMICPSDWEKRLVVGNLNKKSIFEIWNSPGMKEVRLRLINKDRSKAPCTQCNIHGTLYAQKHFDAWKDYYGVSQKRAKI; from the coding sequence ATGTCCGATCTGAGAGAGATAAAGTTTTACGATAAAAATATAGATAAAACCAGCGTGATCTATGACGAGCATATTGGGGACAAAACCAACTGGTTTGGAGATGTGCCGCCGTTCACATGCCTTGAATTGAACATCCTGGCCATTTGTAACCGCAAATGTTTTTTTTGCCCTAAATCCGATCGGGAGAAATTTCCTAATTTAAAAGAGTATATCTCTTTTGAATTCTATGAAGAATTGATGAAGCAGCTTGCCGGCGTTCATTACCGGGGACGCATTTCGTTGTGCGGCTTAAGCGAACCGTTCATTCATAAAGGACTTAATCGCCTGGTGCAGATCACTAAACAGCATTGTCCGAAGTGCTATCTGGACATTATTACCAATGGTGATTTTTTAACGGTGGATAACGTCAAGGAACTTTTTGGGTCCGGGTTGGATAACCTGAAAGTGAGCATGTACGATGGGCCGCAGCAGATCCCGAAGTTTGAGAAGATCAAAGAGGCCCTGCAGTTGACAAATAAGCAGTTTGACGCACGTCCGCGGTATTTGTCCGCCGATCAAGATTTCGGGATGACCATTAATAATAGAGGAGGGTCTGTCAATCTGCCGCAATATAATGTGGTTCCTTTAGCCGAACCTTTGAAACAAAGCTGTTATTACCCGTTCCATAAATTGATCATTGATTACAATGGGGATGTCATGATCTGCCCCAGCGATTGGGAAAAACGGCTGGTTGTCGGAAATCTCAACAAAAAAAGCATATTTGAGATTTGGAATTCACCAGGTATGAAAGAAGTGCGTTTGCGGCTCATCAATAAAGACCGCTCCAAAGCGCCTTGCACGCAGTGCAACATTCATGGCACGCTTTATGCCCAGAAACATTTTGATGCCTGGAAAGACTATTACGGAGTGAGCCAAAAGCGTGCAAAAATTTAA
- a CDS encoding glycosyltransferase family 1 protein, whose protein sequence is MRGGVPGRCLHRIDQIAEVLLNMRVVVDGVIFQAQKYGGISRIFHEIMPRICALDQSVEFILYTDGILLQHLPCHPRIIQKKNFPIHSFLRPQRLWAPLTPVLRQIFQKMVLGDGQGVLWHSTFFTWPKGWKGKRVVTVYDLIHEKFSHLFNGRDDDLFRKEKKECIEQADAVITISETTRQDVHKLYGTPLSSIFPAHLACSEAFKVLGENEKKPLPLITKPFLLYVGGRVHYKNFDLLVQAFDRWPQAKHAQLVLVGDALNEAEERKLRELNILEHVCVMSKAGDDTLCQLYNQAAAFVYPSLYEGFGIPLLEAMNCGCPVVASRIPTTQEIAADIPLYFEPTSVEGLVHALTQVFQGKDMERVASGLARAKTFSWDQTAEETLKVYRKVLQ, encoded by the coding sequence TTGCGCGGCGGCGTCCCGGGCCGTTGCCTGCATAGAATTGATCAAATAGCCGAGGTTTTATTGAATATGCGCGTGGTGGTCGATGGTGTCATTTTTCAGGCACAAAAATACGGGGGCATTTCACGTATTTTTCATGAGATCATGCCGCGGATATGCGCGCTTGATCAAAGTGTAGAGTTTATCCTTTACACCGATGGCATACTTTTACAACACCTGCCCTGTCATCCGCGGATCATTCAAAAGAAAAATTTTCCGATCCATTCGTTTCTAAGGCCGCAAAGGTTATGGGCCCCGTTGACGCCGGTTCTCCGTCAGATATTCCAGAAAATGGTTCTAGGGGACGGGCAAGGCGTCCTCTGGCATTCAACTTTCTTTACATGGCCCAAAGGATGGAAGGGAAAGCGGGTGGTCACTGTTTATGACCTCATCCATGAGAAATTTTCTCATCTTTTTAACGGGCGCGATGATGATCTGTTTCGAAAAGAAAAAAAAGAGTGCATTGAACAAGCGGATGCGGTCATCACCATTTCCGAAACGACGCGCCAGGATGTCCACAAATTGTACGGTACGCCGCTAAGTTCCATTTTTCCGGCGCATTTGGCTTGCAGTGAGGCCTTTAAGGTCTTAGGCGAGAACGAGAAGAAGCCGTTGCCTTTGATCACCAAACCTTTCTTGCTGTATGTCGGAGGCAGGGTGCATTACAAAAATTTTGATTTGCTGGTTCAGGCCTTTGACCGCTGGCCGCAGGCCAAGCATGCGCAATTGGTGTTGGTGGGGGACGCGTTAAATGAAGCGGAAGAAAGAAAATTGCGTGAACTGAACATCCTTGAGCATGTCTGTGTGATGAGCAAAGCCGGCGATGACACGCTCTGCCAGCTGTACAATCAGGCGGCGGCGTTTGTTTATCCGTCGTTATACGAAGGTTTTGGAATACCCCTGCTGGAAGCGATGAACTGCGGATGTCCCGTGGTGGCTTCCCGCATTCCAACGACCCAGGAGATCGCCGCGGATATTCCTTTGTATTTTGAACCGACCAGCGTTGAAGGGCTGGTCCATGCCTTGACCCAGGTTTTTCAAGGCAAGGACATGGAGCGCGTTGCATCGGGTTTGGCCCGGGCCAAAACATTTTCCTGGGATCAAACGGCAGAAGAGACCTTAAAGGTTTACCGGAAAGTCCTGCAATGA
- a CDS encoding KpsF/GutQ family sugar-phosphate isomerase codes for MKKMIDDAKEVFKIEAEAILLLSEQLDENFSAVVEKVLSCKTRVIVCGMGKSGIIGRKISSTLASTGTPSFFMHPGEAFHGDLGMLKKEDILILISYSGETEEVLRIIPFLKENGNMLISMTGNPGSTLARTADHHLNVAVKKEACPLAMAPTSSTTAALVMGDALAVALMKARNFKAEDYARFHPGGSLGRRLLTRVGDAMTTGNLPLVSKTTPMKDVITIMTSGRLGLAVVVDEKGLIIGVITDGDLRRALNKHENIFQYNAEKFMTRGPKTIDKDLLLYEAEKLLNQYAVNALLVADKEKKLLGILLFHNIQHL; via the coding sequence ATGAAAAAAATGATCGATGACGCTAAAGAAGTTTTTAAGATCGAGGCCGAGGCGATCCTGCTCTTGTCAGAGCAGCTCGATGAGAATTTTTCCGCGGTGGTTGAAAAAGTCCTTTCGTGCAAGACGCGGGTGATCGTTTGCGGCATGGGCAAGTCCGGCATTATCGGACGAAAAATTTCCAGCACGCTTGCCAGCACGGGAACGCCGAGTTTTTTTATGCACCCCGGGGAGGCCTTTCACGGTGATCTGGGGATGCTCAAGAAGGAAGATATTTTAATTTTGATCTCTTATTCGGGGGAGACGGAAGAGGTGCTGCGCATTATCCCGTTCTTAAAAGAAAATGGGAATATGCTGATCTCCATGACCGGGAACCCTGGATCCACCCTGGCCAGAACAGCGGATCACCATTTGAACGTGGCTGTCAAAAAAGAGGCCTGTCCGCTGGCCATGGCCCCGACATCATCAACAACCGCGGCGCTGGTGATGGGGGACGCGCTGGCGGTTGCCCTGATGAAAGCAAGGAATTTCAAGGCGGAGGATTATGCCCGCTTTCATCCCGGGGGAAGCCTGGGACGGCGCTTGCTGACACGGGTGGGGGATGCCATGACCACGGGCAATTTGCCGCTTGTTTCCAAAACAACGCCCATGAAGGATGTCATTACGATCATGACTTCGGGGCGTTTGGGGCTGGCGGTCGTGGTGGATGAAAAGGGCCTCATCATCGGGGTCATTACCGATGGGGATTTGCGCCGGGCGCTTAACAAACACGAGAACATTTTCCAGTACAATGCCGAAAAATTCATGACCAGGGGTCCCAAAACCATTGACAAAGACCTTTTGTTATATGAAGCCGAGAAGCTCCTGAATCAGTACGCCGTCAACGCCCTTTTGGTTGCGGATAAAGAAAAGAAACTCCTCGGTATACTTTTATTCCATAATATCCAGCATCTTTAA
- a CDS encoding phosphotransferase, translating into MKNLRLLKAFCAGYFKYKKLFADVGLELGQCELIDGVNIVLLVDRKRSIVYRCALNALGREGIINNYQFLTESKIEGIPAPIALVHKGGAVVSAERFLPGKPVGVNDQERFSAIMDQLSLYYKANLVQVEFDVRQWFEYYDRYLRFIDPVYAQKLADLKVKLIKKWPSGHQAAVHTYIHGDLTFRNILVEGNKIFFFDFDRSCIDFPEFDALLFHLDLLTHQTGRSSYDVFLDHLARFAHGKTDVPLLEGFYDRNPAFAGNTHIKGLKYLFLYRALIFGLYDLNNKEKFNLNRFDKFLQELDETSSKDL; encoded by the coding sequence ATGAAAAACCTGCGGCTCTTAAAAGCTTTTTGCGCCGGCTACTTTAAATATAAAAAATTGTTCGCCGATGTCGGTCTCGAGCTGGGCCAATGCGAGTTGATCGATGGGGTCAATATTGTCTTGCTGGTCGATCGGAAAAGATCCATTGTTTATCGTTGCGCGTTGAATGCATTGGGCCGTGAAGGGATCATCAATAATTATCAGTTCCTTACGGAATCAAAGATTGAGGGCATTCCGGCCCCGATCGCATTGGTCCACAAGGGTGGGGCAGTGGTCAGCGCTGAGAGATTTTTGCCCGGCAAGCCCGTTGGCGTTAATGACCAAGAACGTTTCAGCGCCATCATGGACCAGCTTTCTTTGTATTATAAAGCAAATCTGGTCCAGGTTGAATTCGATGTCCGTCAGTGGTTTGAATATTATGACCGTTATTTGCGCTTTATTGATCCTGTTTATGCGCAGAAATTGGCTGATCTTAAGGTTAAGCTGATCAAAAAGTGGCCTTCAGGCCATCAGGCCGCTGTGCATACTTATATCCACGGAGATCTGACGTTCAGGAATATATTGGTTGAGGGGAATAAGATATTTTTCTTTGATTTTGACCGCTCCTGTATTGATTTTCCTGAATTTGATGCGTTGCTTTTCCATCTTGATCTGCTGACCCATCAAACCGGGCGGTCCAGCTATGATGTTTTCCTTGATCATCTTGCGCGATTTGCTCATGGGAAGACCGATGTCCCATTGTTGGAGGGTTTTTATGACCGCAACCCGGCTTTTGCGGGCAATACGCATATCAAAGGCCTAAAGTATTTATTTTTGTACAGGGCCTTGATCTTTGGGTTGTATGATCTCAATAACAAAGAAAAGTTCAATTTAAACCGGTTCGATAAATTTTTACAGGAACTTGATGAGACGTCTAGCAAGGATCTCTAA